The following proteins are encoded in a genomic region of Sesamum indicum cultivar Zhongzhi No. 13 linkage group LG8, S_indicum_v1.0, whole genome shotgun sequence:
- the LOC105168330 gene encoding protein-tyrosine-phosphatase MKP1 isoform X1 — protein MIREEEKDQAPGGSWKTYSRSVSWTERPPRKSASKPQWNSKARACLPPLQPLSIIRPSIEEWPRAGSDDLGIWPNPPTPGAKPGSITPRENSTSDQPPREFEFRKDKLAFFNKECSRILDHIYLGSDAIAKNREILRQNGITHVLNCVGFVCPEYFKKELVYKTLWLQDCPSEDITSILYDVFDYFEDVREQGGRVLVHCCQGVSRSTSLVIAYLMWKEGQSFDDAFQHVKAARGVTNPNVGFACQLLQCQKRVHALPASPTSVLRMYRMAPHSPYDPLHLVPKMLCEPGADKLDSRGAFIIHIPSALYIWTGKHCSQVMSDNARAAASQVIRYERAQGPVITVKEGEEKFEFWDALXXXXCQVNSEEGKSSLAVSDLVRAAVHPCPDQRKLAEYDLDFEIFHRALSGGVVPPFPLPGEGSETCLPARENGWNRLRRKFADGIVKEFITSSKLSSSASQIRDGLEKMDTCKEGDNFISSANLSTPSSDQCDSPDSLASYLTSSPGRTKNNFEEVGYPASLSEASLSRSPSFSLVDSFPSCLGNKPKSNSTSPSLSPSTSDYSSSFTFSPSSSNWSDLSFVSAQPSPYGLELGDIDPGKSGLLDDSVSSAYESTHLLDNEISPPAEDAISADLSSKVGWCSTSGETSPSPMEHRGSNIPHQMSLLPTDEASRISEKLTRYLEGGMMRAAECNNFRCEVTLEMDGEEPLSVPNSYLAAGGVLSRVQDENKYGIFHLASDDMTNKVTDTTNLVFYQWPSMHKIDMHGCVLDSRSVYIIRMPAVSFGTKTADVLYVWIGRNVSAKSSCRQLIRNGSNCEDRHADMEAINRDLLVKKGFSMDAEIKIVKEGEEPALLLKHLARNKSGKDLENRVK, from the exons ATGATaagggaagaagaaaaggacCAAGCTCCTGGTGGAAGTTGGAAGACATACTCGCGCTCAGTGTCATGGACTGAACGTCCACCAAGAAAGTCTGCTTCTAAGCCACAATGGAACAGCAAGGCACGGGCTTGTTTGCCGCCACTTCAGCCTCTGTCTATCATCCGACCAAGCATTGAGGAATGGCCCAGAGCTGGATCGGATGATCTTGGAATATGGCCAAATCCTCCCACTCCTGGTGCAAAGCCTGGATCAATAACACCCCGTGAAAATTCAACTTCAGATCAACCTCCAcgagaatttgaatttaggaAAGACAAACTGGCCTTTTTCAATAAGGAATGCTCAAGGATTTTAGATCACATCTATTTGGGAAGTGATGCAATTGCCAAAAATCGTGAAATCCTACGCCAGAATGGGATAACACATGTGCTCAACTGTGTTGGGTTTGTTTGTCCAGAATATTTTAAGAAGGAGCTTGTCTACAAGACTCTATGGCTGCAGGACTGCCCTTCTGAAGACATTACGAGTATACTGTATGATGTGTTTGACTATTTTGAAGATGTTCGAGAACAAGGTGGGCGTGTCCTTGTTCACTGTTGTCAGGGGGTATCTCGATCAACCTCGTTGGTGATTGCATATCTTATGTGGAAAGAGGGGCAGAGCTTTGATGATGCATTCCAGCACGTAAAAGCAGCCAGAGGAGTGACTAACCCGAATGTGGGATTTGCTTGCCAACTTTTGCAGTGCCAGAAGCGTGTACATGCACTGCCTGCAAGCCCAACTTCTGTTCTTAGGATGTACCGCATGGCACCTCACTCACCATATGATCCCCTTCACCTCGTACCAAAAATGTTGTGTGAACCAGGTGCTGATAAACTTGATTCTCGTGGAGCATTCATTATCCACATTCCTTCGGCTTTATATATCTGGACTGGGAAGCATTGCTCCCAAGTGATGTCAGATAATGCCAGGGCTGCTGCCTCCCAAGTTATTCGTTATGAGAGGGCCCAGGGTCCAGTTATCACTGTGAAAGAAGGTGAAGAGAAATTTGAGTTCTGGGATGCTCTCNNNNNNNNNNTCTGTCAAGTGAACTCTGAAGAGGGGAAGAGCTCATTGGCAGTGTCTGACTTGGTCCGGGCTGCTGTTCATCCATGTCCCGATCAAAGGAAGCTCGCTGAGTatgatttagattttgaaatttttcacAGAGCACTTTCTGGCGGGGTTGTACCGCCTTTTCCACTCCCAGGAGAAGGATCTGAGACATGCCTTCCTGCTAGAGAGAATGGTTGGAATAGATTAAGGAGAAAATTTGCCGATGGTATTGTGAAAGAATTTATCACCTCTTCCAAATTGAGCTCCAGTGCCTCGCAGATACGTGATGGACTGGAGAAAATGGATACTTGTAAAGAAGGGGACAACTTTATATCATCTGCTAATCTTTCAACGCCTTCAAGTGACCAGTGCGATTCACCTGATTCACTTGCTTCGTATCTAACCAGCAGCCCAGGTCGGACTAAAAATAACTTTGAAGAAGTGGGATATCCGGCTTCACTTTCTGAAGCTTCTCTATCACGGTCACCATCATTCAGTTTGGTGGattcttttccttcttgtcTTGGAAATAAACCAAAGTCCAATTCGACGTCGCCGTCACTCTCACCTTCAACCTCTGATTACTCAAGTTCATTTACCTTCTCACCTTCATCATCTAACTGGTCTGACTTATCTTTTGTATCGGCTCAGCCATCACCTTATGGTCTTGAATTAGGTGATATTGATCCTGGGAAGAGTGGTCTTCTAGACGATAGTGTCAGTTCTGCATATGAAAGTACACATTTACTTGATAATGAGATTTCACCTCCAGCAGAAGATGCAATTTCTGCTGATCTCTCTTCAAAAGTGGGTTGGTGTTCTACCTCTGGAGAAACTTCACCATCCCCTATGGAGCATAGGGGGAGCAATATTCCTCATCAGATGAGCTTGCTTCCCACTGATGAAGCATCTCGgatttcagaaaaattgaCAAGATACTTGGAAGGTGGTATGATGAGGGCTGCTGAATGCAACAACTTCAGATGTGAGGTTACTCTTGAGATGGATGGGGAAGAGCCACTTTCAGTTCCTAATAGCTATTTGGCTGCTGGTGGAGTTTTAAGCAGAGTACAAGACGAAAATAAGTATGGCATCTTTCATCTTGCATCAGATGATATGACAAATAAAGTAACTGACACAACTAACTTAGTATTCTACCAGTGGCCTTCTATGCATAAAATAGACATGCATGGCTGCGTACTGGATTCTAGATCCGTATATATTATACGTATGCCGGCAGTAAGTTTTGGCACAAAAACTGCTGATGTTTTATATGTATGGATAGGGCGTAATGTGTCAGCAAAGAGCAGTTGTAGGCAGTTGATCAGGAATGGTAGCAATTGTGAAGATAGACATGCCGATATGGAGGCAATTAATCGGGATCTTCTCGTCAAGAAGGGTTTTAGCATGGATGCTGAAATTAAG ATAGTCAAGGAAGGAGAGGAACCAGCACTGCTCCTCAAGCATCTGGCTCGCAACAAATCAGGCAAGGATTTGGAGAACCgggttaaataa
- the LOC105168330 gene encoding protein-tyrosine-phosphatase MKP1 isoform X2: MIREEEKDQAPGGSWKTYSRSVSWTERPPRKSASKPQWNSKARACLPPLQPLSIIRPSIEEWPRAGSDDLGIWPNPPTPGAKPGSITPRENSTSDQPPREFEFRKDKLAFFNKECSRILDHIYLGSDAIAKNREILRQNGITHVLNCVGFVCPEYFKKELVYKTLWLQDCPSEDITSILYDVFDYFEDVREQGGRVLVHCCQGVSRSTSLVIAYLMWKEGQSFDDAFQHVKAARGVTNPNVGFACQLLQCQKRVHALPASPTSVLRMYRMAPHSPYDPLHLVPKMLCEPGADKLDSRGAFIIHIPSALYIWTGKHCSQVMSDNARAAASQVIRYERAQGPVITVKEGEEKFEFWDALXXXXCQVNSEEGKSSLAVSDLVRAAVHPCPDQRKLAEYDLDFEIFHRALSGGVVPPFPLPGEGSETCLPARENGWNRLRRKFADGIVKEFITSSKLSSSASQIRDGLEKMDTCKEGDNFISSANLSTPSSDQCDSPDSLASYLTSSPGRTKNNFEEVGYPASLSEASLSRSPSFSLVDSFPSCLGNKPKSNSTSPSLSPSTSDYSSSFTFSPSSSNWSDLSFVSAQPSPYGLELGDIDPGKSGLLDDSVSSAYESTHLLDNEISPPAEDAISADLSSKVGWCSTSGETSPSPMEHRGSNIPHQMSLLPTDEASRISEKLTRYLEGGMMRAAECNNFRCEVTLEMDGEEPLSVPNSYLAAGGVLSRVQDENKA; the protein is encoded by the exons ATGATaagggaagaagaaaaggacCAAGCTCCTGGTGGAAGTTGGAAGACATACTCGCGCTCAGTGTCATGGACTGAACGTCCACCAAGAAAGTCTGCTTCTAAGCCACAATGGAACAGCAAGGCACGGGCTTGTTTGCCGCCACTTCAGCCTCTGTCTATCATCCGACCAAGCATTGAGGAATGGCCCAGAGCTGGATCGGATGATCTTGGAATATGGCCAAATCCTCCCACTCCTGGTGCAAAGCCTGGATCAATAACACCCCGTGAAAATTCAACTTCAGATCAACCTCCAcgagaatttgaatttaggaAAGACAAACTGGCCTTTTTCAATAAGGAATGCTCAAGGATTTTAGATCACATCTATTTGGGAAGTGATGCAATTGCCAAAAATCGTGAAATCCTACGCCAGAATGGGATAACACATGTGCTCAACTGTGTTGGGTTTGTTTGTCCAGAATATTTTAAGAAGGAGCTTGTCTACAAGACTCTATGGCTGCAGGACTGCCCTTCTGAAGACATTACGAGTATACTGTATGATGTGTTTGACTATTTTGAAGATGTTCGAGAACAAGGTGGGCGTGTCCTTGTTCACTGTTGTCAGGGGGTATCTCGATCAACCTCGTTGGTGATTGCATATCTTATGTGGAAAGAGGGGCAGAGCTTTGATGATGCATTCCAGCACGTAAAAGCAGCCAGAGGAGTGACTAACCCGAATGTGGGATTTGCTTGCCAACTTTTGCAGTGCCAGAAGCGTGTACATGCACTGCCTGCAAGCCCAACTTCTGTTCTTAGGATGTACCGCATGGCACCTCACTCACCATATGATCCCCTTCACCTCGTACCAAAAATGTTGTGTGAACCAGGTGCTGATAAACTTGATTCTCGTGGAGCATTCATTATCCACATTCCTTCGGCTTTATATATCTGGACTGGGAAGCATTGCTCCCAAGTGATGTCAGATAATGCCAGGGCTGCTGCCTCCCAAGTTATTCGTTATGAGAGGGCCCAGGGTCCAGTTATCACTGTGAAAGAAGGTGAAGAGAAATTTGAGTTCTGGGATGCTCTCNNNNNNNNNNTCTGTCAAGTGAACTCTGAAGAGGGGAAGAGCTCATTGGCAGTGTCTGACTTGGTCCGGGCTGCTGTTCATCCATGTCCCGATCAAAGGAAGCTCGCTGAGTatgatttagattttgaaatttttcacAGAGCACTTTCTGGCGGGGTTGTACCGCCTTTTCCACTCCCAGGAGAAGGATCTGAGACATGCCTTCCTGCTAGAGAGAATGGTTGGAATAGATTAAGGAGAAAATTTGCCGATGGTATTGTGAAAGAATTTATCACCTCTTCCAAATTGAGCTCCAGTGCCTCGCAGATACGTGATGGACTGGAGAAAATGGATACTTGTAAAGAAGGGGACAACTTTATATCATCTGCTAATCTTTCAACGCCTTCAAGTGACCAGTGCGATTCACCTGATTCACTTGCTTCGTATCTAACCAGCAGCCCAGGTCGGACTAAAAATAACTTTGAAGAAGTGGGATATCCGGCTTCACTTTCTGAAGCTTCTCTATCACGGTCACCATCATTCAGTTTGGTGGattcttttccttcttgtcTTGGAAATAAACCAAAGTCCAATTCGACGTCGCCGTCACTCTCACCTTCAACCTCTGATTACTCAAGTTCATTTACCTTCTCACCTTCATCATCTAACTGGTCTGACTTATCTTTTGTATCGGCTCAGCCATCACCTTATGGTCTTGAATTAGGTGATATTGATCCTGGGAAGAGTGGTCTTCTAGACGATAGTGTCAGTTCTGCATATGAAAGTACACATTTACTTGATAATGAGATTTCACCTCCAGCAGAAGATGCAATTTCTGCTGATCTCTCTTCAAAAGTGGGTTGGTGTTCTACCTCTGGAGAAACTTCACCATCCCCTATGGAGCATAGGGGGAGCAATATTCCTCATCAGATGAGCTTGCTTCCCACTGATGAAGCATCTCGgatttcagaaaaattgaCAAGATACTTGGAAGGTGGTATGATGAGGGCTGCTGAATGCAACAACTTCAGATGTGAGGTTACTCTTGAGATGGATGGGGAAGAGCCACTTTCAGTTCCTAATAGCTATTTGGCTGCTGGTGGAGTTTTAAGCAGAGTACAAGACGAAAATAA GGCGTAA
- the LOC105168331 gene encoding pentatricopeptide repeat-containing protein At1g13040, mitochondrial isoform X1, translated as MYKALGKQRLIYRSRIASYVKAGLIDQAIQVFDEMSQSDCRMFSVDYNRFLGVLIKNRRFDLSEYYYDSMNPRGFSLNSFTYSRFISGLCEVKNFELIFRLFDDMDRLGIVPDIWAFNIYMNLLCGVNLVDEALKVLRLMREEGREPDVVSYTIIISGLFRVKRHDEAVQIWKIMIKEGINPDSKACRALVLGLCDIGKVDLAYELTVGDLRGKVSFSVVIYNVLIHGFCRIGRIDKALAIKNFMRRNGCEPDLITHNVLLNYCCNALMLDEAEKLMDKMERSGVRPDSYSYNELLKGLCRAKRVDNAYVLLVNKMEAKGFVDVVSYNTIIKALCKAGRSRRAYKLLGEMGRKGIAPDLVTFTILIDAFLKEGNSIVAKGLLDQMTRMSLFPSLALYTSIVDHLCKTGRISMAHSIFHDMVEQGIGPDVVSYNALINGYCKAFKVSEALHLFEEMQTRRVYPDEVTFKLIVRGLIKEKKLSLACGVWDQMMEKGFTLDSYSSETLINAINLKEVPEVTSAVE; from the exons ATGTATAAAGCTCTTGGCAAGCAACGACTCATATACCGTTCTCGCATCGCCAGCTACGTGAAAGCCGGCCTCATTGATCAGGCAATCCAAGTGTTCGACGAGATGTCTCAATCAGACTGCAGAATGTTTTCGGTAGATTACAACCGGTTCCTTGGTGTATTGATAAAGAACAGACGGTTCGATTTGTCTGAATATTACTATGATTCCATGAATCCAAGAGGGTTCTCTTTGAATTCCTTTACTTACTCAAGATTCATTTCGGGGTTGTGTGAAGTTAAAAACTTTGAGCTAATCTTTAGGCTTTTTGACGATATGGATAGGCTTGGGATCGTGCCTGATATTTGggcttttaatatttatatgaatctCTTGTGTGGTGTGAATTTAGTTGATGAAGCTTTGAAAGTGTTGAGATTAATGAGGGAAGAAGGGAGGGAGCCTGACGTAGTAAGCTATACGATTATTATTAGCGGACTGTTTAGAGTTAAACGGCATGATGAGGCAGTTCAAATAtggaaaattatgataaagGAGGGTATTAACCCTGATAGTAAGGCATGTAGGGCACTTGTGCTTGGGTTATGCGACATTGGGAAAGTTGATTTGGCTTATGAGCTCACTGTGGGGGATCTGAGAGGAAAGGTTAGTTTTAGTgtagtaatttataatgtgCTTATACATGGGTTTTGTCGAATAGGTAGGATTGATAAGGCACTAGCAATTAAGAACTTTATGAGGAGAAATGGGTGTGAGCCTGATTTGATAACTCACAATGTATTGTTGAACTACTGTTGTAATGCTCTAATGTTAGATGAGGCTGAGAAATTGATGGACAAGATGGAGAGGAGTGGTGTACGACCCGATAGTTACAGCTATAATGAGCTTCTAAAGGGCCTTTGCCGAGCCAAGAGAGTAGATAATGCATATGTATTGTTAGTTAACAAGATGGAGGCTAAAGGGTTTGTGGATGTCGTCTCATacaatacaattattaaaGCTCTTTGCAAAGCCGGTCGTTCTAGAAGGGCTTATAAGCTCTTGGGGGAGATGGGTAGAAAGGGAATTGCTCCTGATTTGGTTACATTCACTATTCTGATAGATGCTTTCCTCAAAGAAGGCAACTCGATTGTAGCCAAGGGCCTTCTCGACCAAATGACAAGGATGAGCCTATTTCCAAGTCTTGCATTGTATACATCCATTGTTGACCATCTATGTAAGACTGGTAGAATAAGCATGGCTCAtagtatttttcatgatatggTGGAGCAGGGAATTGGCCCCGATGTCGTGTCCTACAATGCACTTATAAATGGATACTGCAAGGCATTTAAGGTTAGTGAAGCCCTGCATCTTTTTGAAGAGATGCAGACTAGGCGGGTCTATCCTGATGAAGTGACGTTCAAATTGATCGTTAGAGGTCTCATAAAGGAAAAGAAGCTTTCTTTGGCTTGTGGAGTCTGGGATCAAATGATGGAGAAGGGATTTACTCTTGATAGTTATTCGTCGGAGACTCTAATCAACGCCATCAATTTGAAAGAAGTTCCTGAGGTAACTAGTGCAGTG GAATGA
- the LOC105168331 gene encoding pentatricopeptide repeat-containing protein At1g13040, mitochondrial isoform X2 has product MYKALGKQRLIYRSRIASYVKAGLIDQAIQVFDEMSQSDCRMFSVDYNRFLGVLIKNRRFDLSEYYYDSMNPRGFSLNSFTYSRFISGLCEVKNFELIFRLFDDMDRLGIVPDIWAFNIYMNLLCGVNLVDEALKVLRLMREEGREPDVVSYTIIISGLFRVKRHDEAVQIWKIMIKEGINPDSKACRALVLGLCDIGKVDLAYELTVGDLRGKVSFSVVIYNVLIHGFCRIGRIDKALAIKNFMRRNGCEPDLITHNVLLNYCCNALMLDEAEKLMDKMERSGVRPDSYSYNELLKGLCRAKRVDNAYVLLVNKMEAKGFVDVVSYNTIIKALCKAGRSRRAYKLLGEMGRKGIAPDLVTFTILIDAFLKEGNSIVAKGLLDQMTRMSLFPSLALYTSIVDHLCKTGRISMAHSIFHDMVEQGIGPDVVSYNALINGYCKAFKVSEALHLFEEMQTRRVYPDEVTFKLIVRGLIKEKKLSLACGVWDQMMEKGFTLDSYSSETLINAINLKEVPEE; this is encoded by the exons ATGTATAAAGCTCTTGGCAAGCAACGACTCATATACCGTTCTCGCATCGCCAGCTACGTGAAAGCCGGCCTCATTGATCAGGCAATCCAAGTGTTCGACGAGATGTCTCAATCAGACTGCAGAATGTTTTCGGTAGATTACAACCGGTTCCTTGGTGTATTGATAAAGAACAGACGGTTCGATTTGTCTGAATATTACTATGATTCCATGAATCCAAGAGGGTTCTCTTTGAATTCCTTTACTTACTCAAGATTCATTTCGGGGTTGTGTGAAGTTAAAAACTTTGAGCTAATCTTTAGGCTTTTTGACGATATGGATAGGCTTGGGATCGTGCCTGATATTTGggcttttaatatttatatgaatctCTTGTGTGGTGTGAATTTAGTTGATGAAGCTTTGAAAGTGTTGAGATTAATGAGGGAAGAAGGGAGGGAGCCTGACGTAGTAAGCTATACGATTATTATTAGCGGACTGTTTAGAGTTAAACGGCATGATGAGGCAGTTCAAATAtggaaaattatgataaagGAGGGTATTAACCCTGATAGTAAGGCATGTAGGGCACTTGTGCTTGGGTTATGCGACATTGGGAAAGTTGATTTGGCTTATGAGCTCACTGTGGGGGATCTGAGAGGAAAGGTTAGTTTTAGTgtagtaatttataatgtgCTTATACATGGGTTTTGTCGAATAGGTAGGATTGATAAGGCACTAGCAATTAAGAACTTTATGAGGAGAAATGGGTGTGAGCCTGATTTGATAACTCACAATGTATTGTTGAACTACTGTTGTAATGCTCTAATGTTAGATGAGGCTGAGAAATTGATGGACAAGATGGAGAGGAGTGGTGTACGACCCGATAGTTACAGCTATAATGAGCTTCTAAAGGGCCTTTGCCGAGCCAAGAGAGTAGATAATGCATATGTATTGTTAGTTAACAAGATGGAGGCTAAAGGGTTTGTGGATGTCGTCTCATacaatacaattattaaaGCTCTTTGCAAAGCCGGTCGTTCTAGAAGGGCTTATAAGCTCTTGGGGGAGATGGGTAGAAAGGGAATTGCTCCTGATTTGGTTACATTCACTATTCTGATAGATGCTTTCCTCAAAGAAGGCAACTCGATTGTAGCCAAGGGCCTTCTCGACCAAATGACAAGGATGAGCCTATTTCCAAGTCTTGCATTGTATACATCCATTGTTGACCATCTATGTAAGACTGGTAGAATAAGCATGGCTCAtagtatttttcatgatatggTGGAGCAGGGAATTGGCCCCGATGTCGTGTCCTACAATGCACTTATAAATGGATACTGCAAGGCATTTAAGGTTAGTGAAGCCCTGCATCTTTTTGAAGAGATGCAGACTAGGCGGGTCTATCCTGATGAAGTGACGTTCAAATTGATCGTTAGAGGTCTCATAAAGGAAAAGAAGCTTTCTTTGGCTTGTGGAGTCTGGGATCAAATGATGGAGAAGGGATTTACTCTTGATAGTTATTCGTCGGAGACTCTAATCAACGCCATCAATTTGAAAGAAGTTCCTGAG GAATGA
- the LOC105168668 gene encoding NDR1/HIN1-like protein 13, whose protein sequence is MYRQRETNPHFLPRQSDPVLEFTPQTRPPRSRPQGRTSIEPPHGPTPQPPMPQSHTSIEPPHGPRPQPPIQQPQPQVKVPPPDQVNAPPQPRQESRPQQPHSQPLGSQPSGGGQHSAPQGHSGHHHHHPFLRAPMSRRTRPVAWLVAAFCTLFWIIIIVGGLIILIVYLVFRPRNPRFDISTGTFNAAYLDMGYLLNADVTLLANFTNPNTKVNIDFSYVILDLYYEKNFIATHYINPFSVMRMESRFATVHMVASQVRLSMGHSMELQRQMEGGRINFEIRGMFRTRSKLGGLFQYSYWLYAHCEIVVTGPPTGVLIGKKCETKR, encoded by the coding sequence ATGTACCGCCAACGTGAGACAAATCCTCACTTCCTCCCACGCCAGAGCGATCCAGTACTCGAGTTTACCCCACAAACACGACCTCCGCGCTCAAGGCCGCAGGGCCGCACGTCGATAGAACCACCTCATGGCCCCACACCTCAACCTCCAATGCCACAGAGCCACACTTCAATAGAACCACCTCACGGTCCAAGGCCTCAACCCCCAATCCAGCAGCCTCAGCCACAAGTGAAGGTACCGCCACCGGATCAAGTTAATGCACCACCTCAACCCCGCCAAGAATCCAGGCCTCAACAGCCGCATTCTCAGCCACTCGGCTCGCAGCCTTCTGGAGGTGGCCAGCATTCAGCTCCACAAGGACATTCgggccaccaccaccatcatccTTTTCTACGGGCACCCATGTCTCGACGGACAAGGCCTGTAGCCTGGCTGGTGGCAGCATTTTGTACACTCTTCTGGATAATCATCATTGTTGGTGGCCTCATTATCCTCATAGTCTACCTTGTGTTCCGGCCACGAAACCCGAGGTTCGACATCTCCACCGGCACATTCAATGCCGCCTACCTCGACATGGGCTATCTACTCAATGCCGATGTCACCTTGCTAGCCAACTTCACCAATCCAAATACCAAGGTGAACATTGATTTCAGCTACGTTATCTTGGATCTTTACTATGAAAAGAACTTCATCGCCACACATTACATCAATCCATTTTCTGTGATGAGGATGGAATCCAGGTTTGCCACTGTGCACATGGTGGCTAGCCAGGTGAGGCTCTCAATGGGACATAGCATGGAGCTACAGAGACAGATGGAGGGTGGAAGAATTAACTTTGAGATCAGGGGTATGTTTAGGACAAGGTCTAAACTGGGAGGCCTTTTCCAGTACTCATATTGGTTGTATGCGCATTGTGAGATCGTGGTCACGGGCCCTCCCACTGGAGTTTTGATCGGAAAAAAATGTGAGACAAAGAGGTGA
- the LOC105168332 gene encoding leucine-rich repeat-containing protein 45 (The sequence of the model RefSeq protein was modified relative to this genomic sequence to represent the inferred CDS: added 30 bases not found in genome assembly), whose translation MSKIVVEKTRDLVEERTREVKSLNETIDQLMKEKEQIGSLLRSTLSRRMSVDLSSKTNELFKVAENGLKEAGIEYKFSKFQGSKGKMSPDEVEENEVYALASALENIIKQSQLEIIELKHSVEELRAESNLYKEHVDTQTKELNQWKQRVEELEEKERVANENVEGLMMDIAAAEEEITRWKVAAQQEADAGKAVEKDYMTQLASVRQELEEARQAVIESEKKLKFKEETAEAAMAARDAAEKSLRLADMRASRLRDRVEELTRQLDELDTRETSRTGLRRLRYVCWPWQWLGLDYVGARRPEIPQQNANEMELSEPLL comes from the exons ATGAGTAAAATTGTTGTCGAGAAAACAAGAGACTTGGTAGAGGAGAGGACTCGTGAAGTGAAAAGTCTAAATGAAACTATTGACCAACTAATGAAGGAGAAAGAACAAATTGGGTCTTTATTAAGAAGTACATTGTCTAGGAGGATGTCTGTGGACTTATCATCTAAGACCAACGAATTGTTTAAAGTTGCAGAAAATGGTTTAAAGGAGGCTGGGATAGAATATAAGTTCAGCAAATTTCAGGGTTCTAAAGGTAAAATGAGTCCTGACGAGgttgaagaaaatgaagtaTATGCTCTG GCTAGTGCATTGGAGAATATAATTAAGCAGTCTCAGCTTGAGATCATTGAGCTAAAACATTCGGTTGAGGAACTAAG GGCAGagtcaaatttatataaggaGCATGTGGATACTCAAACCAAGGAGCTCAATCAGTGGAAACAACGTGTAGAAGAGCTT GTTGAAGGGCTTATGATGGATATTGCTGCTGCTGAAGAAGAAATCACACGCTGGAAGGTAGCAGCACAGCAAGAAGCTGATGCAGGAAAAGCAGTTGAAAAGGACTATATGACACAG TTGGCATCAGTGCGTCAGGAACTTGAGGAGGCTAGGCAAGCTGTAATCGAGTCAGAGAAAAAGCTAAAATTCAAAGAAGAAACGGCGGAAGCTGCCATGGCAGCAAGAGATGCAGCTGAAAAGTCGTTGAGATTAGCGGATATGAGGGCGTCCAGGCTGAGAGATCGGGTGGAGGAGCTCACTCGCCAACTTGATGAACTTGATACCAGAGAAACATCAAGAACTGGTCTAAGGAGGCTACGATATGTCTGCTGGCCGTGGCAATGGCTTGGCTTGGACTATGTAGGCGCCCGTCGGCCTGAAATACCACAACAAAATGCCAATGAAATGGAACTTTCTGAACCACTTCTTTGA